Proteins encoded in a region of the Prunus persica cultivar Lovell chromosome G4, Prunus_persica_NCBIv2, whole genome shotgun sequence genome:
- the LOC18781260 gene encoding receptor-like protein 2 isoform X1, which yields MLVQAYNLMAHAFLLFLLFPYIISTNIHACKQNERSSLLSFASTLSPLNWTSIDYDCCRWNGITCDQDGWVTHLLLPSKGLKGGISPSSLANLTRLIHLNLSHNSLYGSLETQFFLSLNRLDILDLSYNCLSGELPISPLSSNIRSIDLSSNHFFGAIPSSFFQQASNLTSFNVSNNSFTGYVPSSICLQHSSPFLRLLDFSSNLFNGDLAPGLGKCSELQVFRANHNNLSGLLPEDIYNATKLEEIALPLNSLHGAISGKIVNLTNLAILDLSSNHFGGELPLNLGKLSKLKFVTLDFNNLEGVLPSSLMNCTNLVELRLGNNHLEGDISVLDFSRLSQLTKLDLRINNFTGTVPVSLYSCRFLKAIRLTGNNLEGQIQDEILSLKSLSFLSLGYNRFTNLTGAMKILMSCKSLHALLLSGSFVGEGMPSDDDMVDYVGFQNLRLLGLVRSNLTGQIPFWLSKLKNLEILALGFNQITGPIPSWLGTLPRLFYISLSHNQISGKFPQQLCRLPRLLHEPIASQGDNYEFEFPVYSSSISITANQTFLSQKLCFFPATIDLSTNNIVGDIPTEISQLHLLYTLSLDSNNFSGVIPDQISNLKNLEVLNLSMNHLSGIIPASLASLNFLKEFNVSYNNLEGSIPIGTQLQSFEVSAFEGNPKLCGAPLPKCSPNKGIDADNKNNKDVYKWLHQLPWFYIFAALGFIVGFWGVCGCLIIHKTWRYAYFRFINKVQDRLLYVMITVPLNKMDRRLRG from the coding sequence ATGCTAGTGCAAGCTTATAACCTAATGGCTCATgccttccttctcttcctcttattCCCTTACATTATATCCACAAATATTCATGCCTGCAAACAAAATGAACGCAGCTCCCTCCTGTCCTTTGCCTCCACTCTATCTCCTTTAAATTGGACATCCATTGATTATGATTGCTGTCGTTGGAACGGCATCACTTGTGATCAAGATGGTTGGGTCACCCATTTGCTCTTGCCTTCCAAAGGGCTCAAAGGAGgtatctctccctcttcacTTGCAAATCTCACGCGTCTCATCCACTTGAACCTTTCCCACAATTCACTATATGGTTCACTTGAAACTCAgttctttttgtctttgaaTCGACTTGATATCCTTGATTTGAGCTATAACTGTCTTTCTGGAGAGCTACCAATTTCTCCACTATCTAGCAATATCCGGTCAATTGATTTGTCCAGCAATCACTTCTTTGGTGCAATTCCATCTTCATTCTTCCAACAAGCAAGCAACTTAACTAGTTTCAATGTCAGCAACAATAGCTTCACAGGGTATGTCCCATCCTCTATTTGTCTCCAACATTCTTCTCCCTTCCTTAGgctattggatttttcttccaatttatTTAATGGCGACCTTGCTCCTGGATTAGGAAAGTGTTCTGAACTGCAGGTTTTTCGTGCCAATCACAATAACCTCTCAGGATTACTTCCAGAAGATATCTATAATGCTACCAAACTGGAAGAAATTGCATTACCTCTCAATTCACTACATGGAGCCATTAGTGGTAAAATTGTCAACCTCACCAACCTTGCCATCCTTGACCTTTCCTCTAATCATTTTGGAGGCGAGCTTCCTCTCAATTTGGGGAAGCTCTCCAAGTTGAAGTTTGTGACCTTAGATTTCAACAATTTAGAAGGTGTGTTGCCCTCATCTTTGATGAATTGCACAAACCTTGTAGAACTGCGTTTGGGAAACAACCACTTGGAAGGAGATATCTCTGTGCTTGATTTCTCAAGACTGAGTCAACTTACTAAACTTGACCTAAGGATCAATAACTTCACTGGTACGGTTCCAGTAAGCCTTTACTCATGTAGGTTCCTAAAAGCCATTCGGTTGACTGGAAATAATCTAGAGGGACAAATACAAGATGAGATACTTTCATTGAAATCCTTGTCCTTCCTCTCGCTTGGTTACAACCGATTCACCAACCTCACAGGGGCAATGAAGATATTGATGAGTTGCAAAAGTCTTCACGCACTCTTGCTTAGCGGTTCCTTTGTGGGTGAGGGAATGCCATCTGATGATGACATGGTTGATTATGTTGGATTCCAAAATCTTCGGCTCTTGGGTTTGGTTCGTTCTAACCTCACTGGTCAAATACCTTTTTGGTTATCAAAGCTCAAGAATTTAGAGATCTTGGCTCTGGGTTTCAATCAAATCACAGGGCCGATTCCAAGTTGGTTGGGGACTCTTCCTAGACTGTTTTATATAAGCTTGTCACACAACCAAATTTCAGGTAAATTTCCACAGCAACTTTGTCGACTACCAAGGTTGCTTCATGAACCAATTGCATCTCAAGGAGAcaattatgaatttgaatttcctGTCTACAGCAGCAGCATCAGCATAACCGCAAATCAAACTTTTCTATCGCaaaaattgtgtttttttccaGCAACGATAGACTTGTCTACGAATAACATTGTTGGTGATATACCCACTGAGATAAGCCAATTGCATCTTCTCTACACGTTGAGTCTTGACTCCAACAACTTCTCCGGTGTCATTCCAGACCAAATATCTAACCTAAAAAATTTAGAGGTTTTGAACCTCTCCATGAATCACTTGTCTGGAATAATCCCAGCATCATTGGCGAGtcttaatttcttaaaagaatTTAATGTCTCATATAATAACCTCGAAGGATCGATACCAATAGGCACCCAGCTCCAAAGCTTCGAAGTTTCTGCGTTTGAGGGGAACCCAAAACTTTGTGGTGCGCCACTTCCAAAGTGCTCACCAAATAAGGGCATTGATGCAGataacaagaacaacaaagaTGTGTACAAATGGCTTCATCAACTTCCATGGTTTTATATCTTTGCAGCATTGGGGTTTATAGTGGGATTTTGGGGAGTTTgtggttgtttaattattcaCAAGACATGGAGATATGCATATTTTCGATTCATAAACAAAGTACAAGATAGGCTCCTCTATGTGATGATAACAGTCCCCCTCAACAAGATGGACAGAAGACTTCGAGGCtag
- the LOC18781260 gene encoding receptor-like protein 2 isoform X2, protein MSATIASQGKCSELQVFRANHNNLSGLLPEDIYNATKLEEIALPLNSLHGAISGKIVNLTNLAILDLSSNHFGGELPLNLGKLSKLKFVTLDFNNLEGVLPSSLMNCTNLVELRLGNNHLEGDISVLDFSRLSQLTKLDLRINNFTGTVPVSLYSCRFLKAIRLTGNNLEGQIQDEILSLKSLSFLSLGYNRFTNLTGAMKILMSCKSLHALLLSGSFVGEGMPSDDDMVDYVGFQNLRLLGLVRSNLTGQIPFWLSKLKNLEILALGFNQITGPIPSWLGTLPRLFYISLSHNQISGKFPQQLCRLPRLLHEPIASQGDNYEFEFPVYSSSISITANQTFLSQKLCFFPATIDLSTNNIVGDIPTEISQLHLLYTLSLDSNNFSGVIPDQISNLKNLEVLNLSMNHLSGIIPASLASLNFLKEFNVSYNNLEGSIPIGTQLQSFEVSAFEGNPKLCGAPLPKCSPNKGIDADNKNNKDVYKWLHQLPWFYIFAALGFIVGFWGVCGCLIIHKTWRYAYFRFINKVQDRLLYVMITVPLNKMDRRLRG, encoded by the exons ATGTCAGCAACAATAGCTTCACAGG GAAAGTGTTCTGAACTGCAGGTTTTTCGTGCCAATCACAATAACCTCTCAGGATTACTTCCAGAAGATATCTATAATGCTACCAAACTGGAAGAAATTGCATTACCTCTCAATTCACTACATGGAGCCATTAGTGGTAAAATTGTCAACCTCACCAACCTTGCCATCCTTGACCTTTCCTCTAATCATTTTGGAGGCGAGCTTCCTCTCAATTTGGGGAAGCTCTCCAAGTTGAAGTTTGTGACCTTAGATTTCAACAATTTAGAAGGTGTGTTGCCCTCATCTTTGATGAATTGCACAAACCTTGTAGAACTGCGTTTGGGAAACAACCACTTGGAAGGAGATATCTCTGTGCTTGATTTCTCAAGACTGAGTCAACTTACTAAACTTGACCTAAGGATCAATAACTTCACTGGTACGGTTCCAGTAAGCCTTTACTCATGTAGGTTCCTAAAAGCCATTCGGTTGACTGGAAATAATCTAGAGGGACAAATACAAGATGAGATACTTTCATTGAAATCCTTGTCCTTCCTCTCGCTTGGTTACAACCGATTCACCAACCTCACAGGGGCAATGAAGATATTGATGAGTTGCAAAAGTCTTCACGCACTCTTGCTTAGCGGTTCCTTTGTGGGTGAGGGAATGCCATCTGATGATGACATGGTTGATTATGTTGGATTCCAAAATCTTCGGCTCTTGGGTTTGGTTCGTTCTAACCTCACTGGTCAAATACCTTTTTGGTTATCAAAGCTCAAGAATTTAGAGATCTTGGCTCTGGGTTTCAATCAAATCACAGGGCCGATTCCAAGTTGGTTGGGGACTCTTCCTAGACTGTTTTATATAAGCTTGTCACACAACCAAATTTCAGGTAAATTTCCACAGCAACTTTGTCGACTACCAAGGTTGCTTCATGAACCAATTGCATCTCAAGGAGAcaattatgaatttgaatttcctGTCTACAGCAGCAGCATCAGCATAACCGCAAATCAAACTTTTCTATCGCaaaaattgtgtttttttccaGCAACGATAGACTTGTCTACGAATAACATTGTTGGTGATATACCCACTGAGATAAGCCAATTGCATCTTCTCTACACGTTGAGTCTTGACTCCAACAACTTCTCCGGTGTCATTCCAGACCAAATATCTAACCTAAAAAATTTAGAGGTTTTGAACCTCTCCATGAATCACTTGTCTGGAATAATCCCAGCATCATTGGCGAGtcttaatttcttaaaagaatTTAATGTCTCATATAATAACCTCGAAGGATCGATACCAATAGGCACCCAGCTCCAAAGCTTCGAAGTTTCTGCGTTTGAGGGGAACCCAAAACTTTGTGGTGCGCCACTTCCAAAGTGCTCACCAAATAAGGGCATTGATGCAGataacaagaacaacaaagaTGTGTACAAATGGCTTCATCAACTTCCATGGTTTTATATCTTTGCAGCATTGGGGTTTATAGTGGGATTTTGGGGAGTTTgtggttgtttaattattcaCAAGACATGGAGATATGCATATTTTCGATTCATAAACAAAGTACAAGATAGGCTCCTCTATGTGATGATAACAGTCCCCCTCAACAAGATGGACAGAAGACTTCGAGGCtag